A single Leptospira barantonii DNA region contains:
- a CDS encoding adenylosuccinate synthase: protein MPASLVVGTQWGDEGKAKVIDFLSKDTDIIVRYQGGANAGHTVVVHGKKYVFHLVPSGVIYDQTICVIGNGVVLDPLFFIEECDRLQKEGFPVYDKLLLSDACHLLFPYHSQIDSARETTVSQEHKIGTTKKGIGVCYADKMMRTGLRVGDLLDDSYESRLKHLVDEKNRELDKLYEMPPVSFKEINEGLKFFLSKVKKNIINTAYYLDSELKKGKRVLLEGAQGTGLDVDFGTYPYVTSSNPTTGGALIGTGIPFQHLKHVIGITKAYTTRVGEGPFPTELLGEAGEALRQKGGEFGATTGRPRRCGWFDAEMLKHSVRINGITSIALTKIDILSDYDKIPVAVGYKLNGKKLDCFPSQGLDKVEVVYEEFPGWKSDISGICEFQKLPEKCKDYISTLERFIGVKINLVSTGPDRKDTIHGDSF, encoded by the coding sequence ATGCCCGCATCGTTAGTAGTAGGAACCCAATGGGGTGATGAAGGAAAGGCGAAAGTCATCGACTTTCTTTCCAAGGACACGGACATCATCGTTCGTTATCAAGGCGGCGCGAACGCCGGACATACGGTCGTCGTTCATGGAAAAAAATACGTATTCCATTTGGTTCCTTCCGGCGTGATCTACGACCAGACGATTTGTGTGATCGGAAACGGAGTCGTTTTGGATCCTCTATTCTTCATAGAAGAATGTGATCGTCTGCAAAAGGAAGGTTTTCCCGTTTACGACAAGCTTTTGTTAAGCGACGCGTGTCATCTTTTGTTTCCGTATCATTCTCAGATAGATTCCGCGCGAGAAACCACGGTAAGTCAGGAACACAAGATCGGAACGACCAAAAAAGGAATCGGAGTCTGTTACGCGGACAAGATGATGAGAACCGGTCTGAGAGTGGGGGATCTTTTGGATGATTCTTACGAATCCCGTCTCAAACATCTCGTCGACGAAAAAAATCGCGAGCTCGACAAACTCTATGAAATGCCTCCCGTTTCCTTTAAGGAAATCAACGAGGGTTTAAAATTCTTTCTTTCCAAGGTAAAAAAGAATATTATCAATACTGCATATTATCTCGACAGCGAACTCAAAAAAGGAAAACGAGTCCTTCTGGAAGGCGCTCAAGGAACCGGTTTGGATGTCGACTTCGGAACGTATCCGTATGTCACAAGCTCCAACCCGACCACGGGCGGGGCTTTGATCGGAACCGGAATTCCGTTTCAACATTTGAAACACGTGATCGGGATCACGAAGGCTTATACCACGAGAGTGGGCGAGGGCCCGTTCCCGACCGAACTTTTGGGTGAAGCCGGAGAAGCACTGCGTCAAAAAGGCGGAGAATTCGGAGCGACTACAGGACGTCCGAGACGTTGCGGTTGGTTCGACGCCGAGATGTTGAAACATTCGGTTCGTATCAACGGGATCACTTCGATCGCATTGACTAAGATCGATATTCTTTCCGACTATGATAAGATTCCGGTTGCGGTCGGCTACAAGTTGAACGGAAAGAAACTGGATTGTTTTCCGTCTCAAGGTTTGGACAAGGTGGAAGTCGTGTATGAAGAATTTCCAGGATGGAAATCCGACATCTCCGGCATCTGCGAATTTCAAAAACTTCCCGAGAAGTGTAAGGATTATATCTCCACTCTGGAAAGATTTATCGGAGTGAAGATCAATCTGGTTTCAACCGGTCCCGATCGAAAGGATACCATTCATGGAGATTCTTTTTAA
- a CDS encoding ABC transporter ATP-binding protein translates to MPDPNKALEVRRLNLQFGPRTILDSISFEADPGTILGILGRSGSGKTSLFRVILGVPSSGEFEQSGSIFFFGKERKEIPIHQLQPVFQDPVGSFNPTWSLEKALKEPLRILGDEIAKRGEESFQELSDLLALSGKDLSRNVLSFSGGELQRAAILRAILAEPKILFLDEALGALDPILLNEVLEVLKRISKERKITILLITHSLRTAKKFCDQIGILEKGKLLDFGKTEEVFGNYKSSFTGELIRATDLSSLRV, encoded by the coding sequence ATGCCCGATCCAAACAAAGCCTTAGAAGTTCGAAGATTGAATCTGCAATTCGGTCCGAGAACGATCCTCGATTCGATTTCTTTCGAAGCCGATCCGGGGACGATCTTGGGAATTTTGGGGCGATCCGGTTCCGGAAAAACCTCTCTTTTCCGAGTGATCTTGGGAGTTCCTTCGAGCGGAGAATTCGAACAAAGCGGATCGATCTTTTTTTTCGGAAAGGAAAGAAAGGAAATTCCGATCCATCAGCTTCAACCCGTGTTCCAAGATCCGGTGGGAAGTTTTAATCCGACGTGGTCTTTGGAAAAAGCGTTGAAGGAACCTCTTCGAATTCTCGGCGATGAGATCGCGAAAAGGGGAGAAGAATCCTTCCAAGAACTATCGGACTTGTTGGCATTGAGCGGAAAGGATTTGAGTCGAAACGTTCTTTCTTTTTCCGGCGGAGAATTACAACGAGCCGCGATCTTACGGGCGATTTTGGCGGAACCGAAAATTCTTTTTTTGGACGAAGCGTTAGGCGCTTTGGATCCGATTCTTTTGAACGAGGTTTTGGAAGTTTTAAAAAGAATTTCGAAAGAAAGGAAGATCACGATTCTTCTCATCACACACAGTCTGAGGACCGCCAAGAAATTCTGCGATCAAATCGGAATATTAGAAAAAGGTAAACTGTTGGATTTTGGAAAAACGGAAGAGGTGTTCGGGAATTATAAAAGTTCTTTTACGGGGGAACTCATCCGTGCGACCGATCTGAGCTCCCTCCGCGTTTGA
- a CDS encoding tetratricopeptide repeat protein gives MLLRRRIFSILLFLCVLFTSRESNAQILIGGYYYSGLLWGENEILSPEYYNDGSFLRTDQDFIVAAGRNWKGNPPASKGSFTFETKEILNCGLFNNEAVKLLETGKSEERLKAISMLEEGTRFDPKFFPFRYNLGRAYHLEKKYQKSIIQFEYASAEIPEYYRTFIHLGTLYEIVREPINATILWRKAVSLNKFHTEALLLLADHYIRTDLRNRALLYIKEAARIDEQSPDARMGRARIELLSSKDLYAYRIFKNTELVDDLGQKKQYNKKFHFFYAETASKVGDYVTAADQYDQLLKYPNDPFFSEFSYKVIERRRDLAKRFAEIKSLEEENKTE, from the coding sequence ATTCTGCTTCGGCGGAGAATCTTCTCGATTCTTCTTTTTCTCTGCGTCCTTTTTACAAGTCGAGAATCGAACGCTCAGATCCTCATCGGAGGATATTATTATTCGGGTTTGCTCTGGGGCGAAAACGAGATTCTTTCTCCGGAATACTACAACGACGGATCGTTTTTAAGAACCGATCAGGATTTTATCGTCGCGGCCGGAAGGAACTGGAAAGGAAATCCGCCCGCGTCGAAGGGAAGTTTTACGTTCGAGACGAAAGAAATTCTAAACTGCGGACTTTTCAACAACGAGGCGGTTAAACTTTTGGAAACCGGAAAGTCGGAAGAACGACTCAAGGCGATTTCCATGTTGGAGGAAGGAACCCGATTCGATCCGAAATTCTTCCCTTTCCGATACAACTTAGGCCGCGCGTATCACCTCGAAAAAAAATACCAAAAGTCGATCATACAATTCGAATACGCGAGCGCGGAAATTCCGGAATATTACAGAACCTTTATTCATTTGGGAACGTTGTATGAAATCGTAAGAGAACCGATTAACGCGACCATTCTCTGGAGAAAGGCGGTTTCGCTTAACAAATTCCACACCGAAGCCTTGCTTCTTTTGGCCGATCATTATATCCGAACCGATCTCCGAAACCGAGCCCTTCTTTACATCAAAGAAGCCGCTCGAATCGACGAACAAAGTCCGGACGCGAGAATGGGACGCGCGAGAATCGAACTTCTTTCCTCGAAGGACCTCTACGCGTATCGGATTTTTAAGAACACCGAACTCGTGGACGACTTGGGACAAAAGAAACAATACAACAAAAAGTTTCATTTCTTCTACGCCGAAACGGCTAGTAAGGTCGGCGATTATGTCACGGCCGCCGATCAATACGATCAACTTCTCAAATATCCGAACGATCCGTTCTTCTCCGAATTTTCATATAAGGTGATCGAAAGAAGAAGGGATCTCGCGAAACGATTCGCCGAAATCAAGTCCCTGGAAGAAGAAAACAAAACCGAGTGA
- the purS gene encoding phosphoribosylformylglycinamidine synthase subunit PurS translates to MYIAKIQVVLKESVLDPQGSTVKKVLSEVGEKSVQDVRVGKYIELKIDAPDEATAKKDVERLCDKILVNHVIETYSANIQKI, encoded by the coding sequence ATGTACATCGCAAAAATCCAAGTAGTCCTCAAAGAATCCGTTCTCGATCCGCAGGGAAGCACCGTGAAAAAAGTTCTTTCCGAAGTCGGTGAAAAATCCGTTCAGGATGTGCGCGTCGGAAAATACATCGAACTGAAGATAGACGCTCCCGACGAAGCGACCGCGAAAAAAGACGTGGAAAGACTCTGCGATAAGATCCTCGTAAATCACGTTATAGAAACATATTCCGCGAATATTCAAAAAATATGA
- a CDS encoding TIGR02757 family protein, whose amino-acid sequence MSFHSSLQKIKKTLENIFSEYDTPEFLSTDPIEFPHSFHSSEDREVAGFISALYSYGNVTAIKNHLKSLFVLFGNSPHRFLSEENLQPIRKKLVPYRFQKPADTFLFLQTIQNVLRKTNDHKLESLFSLPQREEFNLSSKEQKSLDQGGPLRRRILAFQLRFLKESETIDSKQTKSYGYKFLIGQGLKTTSLKRYCMYLRWMVRKKYPDFGIYQSISPSELQFPLDVHIQRIASVLKISSRQTPDWKKAEEITRFFSAIFPDDPVKGDFALSRLGILRKCKSKYTKELCETCRIRSICSVYGKRVETKSR is encoded by the coding sequence TTGAGCTTCCATTCTTCCCTTCAAAAAATCAAAAAGACTCTGGAGAATATTTTCTCCGAATACGATACTCCGGAGTTTCTTTCCACCGATCCGATCGAATTTCCGCATTCGTTTCACAGTTCCGAGGACCGCGAGGTCGCGGGTTTTATTTCCGCGTTGTATTCGTATGGAAACGTAACCGCGATCAAAAATCATCTCAAAAGTCTCTTTGTTCTTTTCGGAAATTCTCCACATCGTTTTTTATCGGAGGAGAATCTTCAGCCGATCCGTAAAAAACTCGTTCCCTATCGTTTTCAAAAACCCGCCGATACTTTTTTATTTCTGCAAACGATTCAAAACGTATTACGAAAAACGAATGATCATAAACTCGAATCTCTCTTTTCCTTACCACAGAGGGAAGAATTCAATCTTTCATCCAAGGAACAAAAATCTCTCGATCAGGGCGGGCCGCTCCGAAGAAGAATTCTTGCCTTTCAATTGAGATTTCTCAAGGAGTCCGAAACGATAGACTCGAAACAAACGAAAAGTTACGGATATAAATTTCTGATCGGACAAGGATTGAAAACGACGTCCTTAAAACGATACTGTATGTATCTTCGCTGGATGGTTCGGAAAAAATATCCCGACTTCGGAATTTATCAAAGTATTTCTCCGAGCGAACTGCAATTTCCGTTGGACGTTCACATTCAAAGAATTGCAAGTGTTTTGAAAATCAGTTCCAGACAAACCCCAGATTGGAAAAAGGCAGAGGAAATCACACGTTTTTTTTCCGCGATATTCCCCGATGATCCGGTCAAAGGGGATTTTGCGCTCAGTCGTCTCGGAATATTAAGAAAATGTAAATCGAAATACACAAAAGAACTCTGCGAAACCTGCAGAATCCGCTCAATTTGTAGCGTCTACGGGAAACGAGTAGAAACGAAATCCCGGTGA
- a CDS encoding ABC transporter ATP-binding protein: protein MPLKEQALFVCKDLSYSIGKKRILKQVSFSLFRGEFALLRGDNGAGKTTLLRAILNHEHHKDCFSFNGLSENGIETPRISYLGHELGLYTSLGLEENLRYFLSIARMEYPAEKVENLLRSFKLWSRRFDPVFTFSRGMKQKAALVRALLTGGDLILLDEPFTALDRSGLETAIRLLEDHSQNSAVMMVTHDPGIPFQKRTITLTLKEGNLETSVLSAS from the coding sequence TTGCCACTTAAAGAACAAGCGCTCTTCGTCTGCAAAGACCTATCTTATTCTATCGGAAAAAAACGGATTCTCAAACAGGTCTCATTCTCCCTTTTCCGAGGAGAGTTTGCGCTTCTGCGGGGAGACAACGGCGCGGGAAAAACCACGTTGCTTCGCGCGATTTTAAATCACGAACATCATAAGGATTGTTTTTCTTTCAACGGTTTAAGCGAGAATGGAATCGAAACTCCGCGGATTTCTTATCTCGGTCACGAACTCGGTCTTTATACTTCCCTCGGTCTTGAGGAGAATCTTCGTTATTTTCTTTCCATCGCAAGAATGGAATATCCCGCCGAAAAGGTGGAGAATCTTTTACGATCGTTTAAACTTTGGTCGAGACGATTCGATCCGGTGTTTACGTTCTCGAGAGGAATGAAACAAAAGGCCGCCTTGGTCCGCGCGCTTTTGACCGGAGGAGATTTGATTCTTTTGGACGAACCTTTCACCGCGCTGGATCGATCCGGTTTGGAGACCGCGATCCGTCTTTTGGAAGATCATTCGCAAAACTCCGCGGTAATGATGGTGACTCACGATCCCGGAATTCCGTTTCAAAAAAGAACGATCACGTTGACCTTAAAGGAGGGAAATCTTGAAACTTCTGTTCTCTCTGCTTCATAA
- a CDS encoding PP2C family protein-serine/threonine phosphatase: MSSAPNYSHYTVLAVDDSEINLKLILHTLMPLGFQLFTAESAADARNILLTNRVDILLLDVSMPGQDGFSFCRELREIERFKLLPILFITAISRELGFDEAISHGGDDFIHKPFQPRELIAKIRAFIRIKILQDEVLEQKRNYERELIMARKVQQELLPEKELEWNGVSLSTIFQPLMQIGGDYTDAWIENESLHIFIADCSGHGPSAALLAAMLKMQVSSLSPDQTLQEKVRTLRHNLEKILPDEFSITFFYGILSKDLNFEYSNGGHPSPMLYKNGEVTTLPGMGPLIIPIEINVSEEFKSVQLEKGSYLLLYTDGATEIADKTMNILGEEKLKRIFQDGVSKGGDILALMMESILAHSDRGTNDDDIAMMVLKL; encoded by the coding sequence TTGTCCTCCGCTCCGAATTACAGTCATTATACGGTGCTCGCCGTTGACGATTCAGAGATCAACTTAAAGCTGATCTTACACACGCTTATGCCTTTGGGCTTTCAGCTTTTCACCGCCGAGTCGGCGGCCGACGCGCGTAATATTCTTCTCACCAACCGAGTCGACATTCTTTTGTTGGACGTAAGTATGCCCGGGCAGGACGGTTTTTCGTTTTGCAGAGAACTCAGAGAAATCGAAAGATTCAAACTTCTTCCCATTCTTTTTATCACCGCGATCAGCAGAGAACTCGGTTTCGACGAAGCGATCTCTCACGGCGGGGACGACTTCATTCATAAACCGTTTCAACCGAGGGAGTTGATCGCAAAGATACGCGCGTTTATTCGGATAAAAATTCTTCAGGACGAGGTTCTCGAACAAAAAAGAAATTACGAACGAGAACTCATCATGGCGAGAAAGGTTCAACAGGAACTTCTTCCCGAAAAAGAATTGGAATGGAACGGTGTAAGTCTGAGCACGATCTTCCAACCTCTGATGCAGATCGGCGGGGATTACACGGACGCTTGGATCGAAAACGAATCGCTTCATATCTTTATCGCGGATTGTTCCGGTCACGGTCCTTCGGCCGCGCTTCTTGCGGCGATGTTGAAGATGCAGGTTTCCAGTCTTTCACCGGATCAAACCTTGCAAGAGAAGGTGCGGACCTTACGTCATAACCTCGAGAAAATTCTTCCGGACGAATTTTCGATCACGTTCTTTTACGGAATTCTGAGCAAGGATCTGAACTTCGAATATTCGAACGGAGGACATCCTTCTCCGATGCTTTATAAAAACGGGGAAGTCACCACGTTACCCGGAATGGGACCGCTCATCATCCCGATAGAAATCAACGTAAGCGAAGAATTCAAATCGGTTCAACTCGAGAAGGGTTCTTATCTTCTTCTTTATACGGACGGAGCCACCGAGATCGCGGACAAGACGATGAACATTCTCGGGGAAGAAAAATTGAAACGTATTTTTCAGGACGGAGTTTCCAAGGGCGGAGATATTCTCGCGTTGATGATGGAATCCATTCTTGCGCATTCGGACCGAGGTACGAATGATGACGATATCGCTATGATGGTATTAAAACTATGA
- the ccsA gene encoding cytochrome c biogenesis protein CcsA produces the protein MKIRIAHPAWDWVLSAVFLIGFPIVVLFSLNYPNVILQQGTAHRIFYFHVPVAWVALYGPMFSLVFAVLYLIKKDSKWDLLSLAANQVALLFAIGVIFSGRIWAYSAWGVAWDKTDARLQSFTVLFISLIAYFVFRILITDASKKKIFSAFLSILCAVNAVITWGAIRWMDNPGNHPESVLGKGGMDSDIRISFWMGVLAYHFLFLVLIRFAYRLAKIEDFRESLPEREE, from the coding sequence ATGAAAATCCGAATCGCTCATCCCGCTTGGGACTGGGTTTTATCCGCAGTTTTTTTAATCGGCTTTCCGATCGTCGTTTTATTTTCCCTCAACTATCCGAACGTGATTTTACAACAAGGAACCGCTCATAGAATTTTCTATTTTCACGTTCCGGTCGCTTGGGTCGCTCTGTACGGTCCTATGTTTTCTCTTGTGTTCGCGGTTTTGTATCTGATCAAAAAGGATTCGAAGTGGGATCTTCTTTCTTTGGCCGCCAATCAGGTAGCTCTTTTGTTTGCGATCGGAGTCATTTTTTCCGGAAGAATCTGGGCCTATAGCGCCTGGGGCGTTGCCTGGGACAAAACCGACGCAAGACTTCAGTCGTTTACGGTTTTGTTCATTAGCTTAATTGCATATTTCGTTTTTAGAATATTGATTACGGACGCTTCCAAGAAAAAAATCTTCTCGGCTTTCCTGAGCATCCTTTGCGCGGTGAACGCGGTCATCACCTGGGGTGCGATTCGTTGGATGGACAATCCCGGAAATCATCCGGAGTCCGTTCTCGGAAAGGGCGGAATGGATTCCGACATTCGAATCAGTTTTTGGATGGGTGTTCTCGCGTATCATTTTTTGTTTTTGGTTCTCATTCGTTTCGCGTATCGTTTGGCTAAGATCGAAGATTTTCGGGAAAGTTTGCCGGAAAGGGAAGAGTGA
- the purQ gene encoding phosphoribosylformylglycinamidine synthase subunit PurQ, whose amino-acid sequence MKVAVITFPGSNCDADIHRVLRDQYKAEVDRVWHRDQLDKKYELVILPGGFSYGDYLRSGAMAGFSPVMKSVKEHVDKGGKLFGICNGFQILTEAEFLPGALTRNKTLKYICKTVTLKKGSASNPVTASLDSGKELKIPIAHADGCYYATSDVLKQLEDEGRILFRYFGDNPNGSLDAIAGITSKNFKVAGMMPHPERAMNSVTGEEDGKVVLDLILGA is encoded by the coding sequence ATGAAAGTCGCCGTAATCACTTTTCCAGGTTCCAATTGCGACGCGGATATCCACCGCGTTCTGAGAGATCAGTATAAGGCCGAAGTGGATCGCGTTTGGCACAGGGATCAACTCGATAAAAAATACGAACTCGTCATTCTTCCCGGAGGATTTTCCTACGGAGATTATTTGCGCTCCGGTGCGATGGCCGGTTTTTCACCCGTGATGAAATCGGTGAAGGAACACGTGGATAAGGGCGGAAAACTTTTCGGAATCTGCAACGGTTTTCAGATTTTAACCGAAGCCGAATTTTTACCGGGCGCGCTTACCAGAAATAAAACTCTTAAGTACATTTGCAAAACCGTAACTTTGAAAAAAGGTTCTGCGTCCAATCCCGTTACCGCGTCTTTGGATTCCGGTAAGGAATTGAAAATCCCGATCGCTCACGCCGACGGTTGTTATTATGCGACATCGGACGTTCTCAAACAACTCGAGGACGAGGGAAGAATTCTCTTTCGCTACTTCGGCGATAACCCGAACGGTTCCTTGGACGCGATCGCAGGAATCACCTCTAAAAACTTCAAGGTAGCGGGAATGATGCCTCACCCAGAGCGTGCGATGAACTCCGTAACCGGAGAAGAAGACGGAAAAGTCGTTCTCGATTTGATCTTAGGCGCTTAA
- a CDS encoding hydroxymethylglutaryl-CoA lyase, with protein MKVKITEVGPRDGLQNEKRPVSTEIKSEYIQRLVQAGLKNIEATSFVKKDAIPQLADAAELSALLDLKGNIRYSALTPNVKGYEAAKNAGYPEVAVFTAASESFVKKNINRTIAESIEGFKEIFKLAKEDGIQVRGYVSTVIDCPYEGKIDPKKVLEVSKVLLDLGAYEISLGETIGTGVPAEVEKLLELLLKEIPADKLAGHFHDTYGMAIANVEKSFSMGLRSFDSSSGGLGGCPYAKGAAGNLATDDLVYFLEKSGVSTGINPDRLWEASAFMENALARELQSRTYLATKKKRES; from the coding sequence ATGAAAGTAAAGATCACGGAAGTGGGTCCGAGAGACGGACTTCAAAACGAGAAACGCCCGGTTTCCACGGAAATCAAATCGGAATACATTCAACGTCTGGTTCAAGCCGGATTGAAAAACATAGAAGCGACTTCTTTTGTAAAGAAGGACGCGATTCCTCAGTTGGCGGACGCCGCGGAACTTTCGGCATTATTGGATCTGAAAGGAAACATACGTTATTCGGCGCTTACGCCGAACGTAAAAGGATACGAGGCCGCAAAAAACGCGGGTTATCCGGAAGTCGCGGTGTTTACGGCCGCATCGGAATCATTCGTGAAAAAAAACATCAATCGAACGATCGCCGAATCGATCGAAGGGTTCAAAGAAATTTTCAAACTCGCAAAAGAGGACGGAATCCAAGTGCGCGGATACGTGTCCACCGTGATCGATTGTCCTTACGAAGGAAAGATCGATCCTAAAAAAGTATTAGAAGTTTCTAAAGTTCTTTTGGACTTGGGCGCGTATGAAATTTCTCTGGGAGAAACGATCGGAACCGGAGTGCCTGCGGAAGTCGAAAAACTTCTCGAACTTCTTCTCAAAGAAATTCCGGCCGATAAACTCGCGGGACATTTCCACGATACGTATGGAATGGCGATCGCAAACGTGGAAAAATCCTTTTCGATGGGACTTCGCTCCTTTGATTCTTCATCGGGCGGACTCGGCGGTTGTCCTTACGCGAAAGGCGCCGCGGGAAACTTAGCGACCGACGACCTCGTTTACTTTCTTGAAAAGTCCGGAGTTTCCACCGGGATCAACCCCGATCGATTGTGGGAAGCTTCCGCTTTTATGGAGAATGCCCTCGCTCGAGAATTACAATCCAGAACCTATCTCGCGACGAAAAAGAAAAGAGAGTCTTGA
- a CDS encoding phosphoribosylaminoimidazolesuccinocarboxamide synthase — MNLPNPSYRGKVRDIYDLEDKLILSSSDRISAFDVVFPQAVPDKGKVLNRISTSWFEFFKDIPNHILETDVKNFPSPFQNHPDLEGRSVLVKKCKRIDYECVVRGYIAGSGWKEYKGEGTLAGIKLPAGLKESQKLPEPVFTPAVKNDQGHDENISEKEMENRIGKELFGILKEKSISIFLRASEVVDRAGIILCDTKFEFGILDEQVILIDELLTPDSSRYWSADTYSVGISPPSLDKQILRNYLETTNWNKMPPAPDLPAGLIQELREKYQKIEDLILSCTSQKSK; from the coding sequence ATGAATTTACCGAATCCTTCCTACAGAGGAAAAGTCAGGGACATTTACGATCTCGAAGATAAGTTGATTCTATCTTCTTCGGATCGAATCTCCGCGTTCGACGTGGTTTTTCCGCAAGCGGTTCCGGACAAGGGAAAGGTTTTGAATCGAATCTCCACTTCTTGGTTCGAATTTTTTAAGGACATTCCCAATCATATATTGGAAACGGATGTGAAGAATTTTCCTTCTCCGTTTCAGAATCATCCCGATCTCGAAGGACGTTCGGTTCTTGTTAAGAAGTGCAAACGTATCGACTATGAATGTGTGGTCCGAGGTTATATCGCCGGATCCGGTTGGAAAGAATACAAGGGAGAAGGAACTCTCGCGGGTATAAAACTCCCCGCGGGTTTGAAGGAATCTCAAAAACTTCCCGAGCCCGTGTTTACTCCCGCGGTTAAAAACGATCAGGGCCACGACGAAAACATTTCCGAAAAGGAAATGGAGAATCGAATCGGCAAGGAACTGTTCGGAATTCTGAAAGAAAAATCGATTTCCATTTTCTTACGCGCCTCTGAAGTGGTAGATAGAGCGGGAATCATTCTTTGTGATACCAAGTTCGAATTCGGAATCTTGGACGAACAGGTCATTCTGATCGACGAGCTTTTGACTCCGGATTCTTCCCGGTACTGGTCCGCGGATACGTATTCCGTCGGGATCTCTCCTCCGAGTTTGGATAAGCAGATTCTTAGGAATTATCTCGAAACCACGAACTGGAACAAGATGCCGCCCGCACCCGATCTCCCGGCGGGACTTATTCAAGAGCTGAGAGAAAAATATCAGAAGATAGAGGATCTCATTCTTTCATGTACATCGCAAAAATCCAAGTAG
- a CDS encoding heme exporter protein CcmB has protein sequence MKLLFSLLHKEFLLLGRAINGILSVLVLITSIVFVFNYALEQTGKLDRQTLIGIKWSVLFLTSYVFIGQSSWEERESGGGRISSLFLPIWMRFLSKSLAVFAGLSIAAIYLMILLSVFFQAFSLGWKDLTVNLIFLLPGVLCISFLGVALSHISDSSRLKEILLPLLMIPFTIPILLFGMEAERKLERLPVFDPIPGLAILLSFCAFYAGIGILLLELSGDEP, from the coding sequence TTGAAACTTCTGTTCTCTCTGCTTCATAAGGAATTTCTGTTATTGGGAAGGGCGATCAACGGAATTCTTTCCGTTCTCGTTTTGATCACTTCGATCGTATTCGTTTTTAATTATGCGTTGGAGCAGACAGGCAAACTCGATCGTCAGACCCTGATCGGAATCAAGTGGTCCGTTTTGTTTCTTACCTCGTATGTTTTTATCGGTCAGTCTTCTTGGGAAGAACGCGAAAGCGGAGGGGGGAGAATCAGTTCTTTGTTTCTTCCTATATGGATGCGATTCCTTTCCAAGTCGCTCGCGGTGTTCGCGGGTCTTTCGATCGCGGCGATCTACTTAATGATTTTATTATCCGTTTTTTTTCAGGCGTTCTCCTTGGGCTGGAAGGATCTTACGGTGAATCTGATTTTTCTTTTGCCGGGAGTTCTTTGTATTTCTTTTTTGGGAGTGGCCTTGAGTCATATCAGCGATTCGTCGAGGTTGAAGGAAATTCTACTTCCTTTGTTGATGATTCCGTTTACGATTCCCATTCTTCTTTTCGGAATGGAAGCCGAAAGAAAACTGGAACGTCTTCCCGTGTTCGATCCGATTCCCGGTCTCGCCATCTTACTTTCGTTCTGCGCTTTTTATGCGGGAATCGGAATTCTTCTTTTGGAACTTTCCGGCGACGAACCCTAA